Proteins from a genomic interval of Pantanalinema sp.:
- a CDS encoding N-acetylmuramoyl-L-alanine amidase, giving the protein MAVRLDSIQSYQRPRVLAGGGVQKPGVIQMPSPNFNDRPGGSKDISAIVLHHTSGGTLESNANYFKNPSAEVSSHYIVGKDGRIVQSVADGKRAWHAGTSDFKGRNDVNDFSLGIEIVNSGSGSDPFTDAQYRGLIDLVAWMCQTYNISLDRITGHKDIALPRGRKNDPAANFDWSRVRAGVEAKLKGRSAPAASQPKPVAKPASASGDQGLYAVKDGDTLYGIAKKQLGNGNRWPEIYDLNKDKIKDPNVIGIGMALRMPGGAKPTTTVQGTYTVKDGDTLYGIAKRLLGDGTRWPELYELNKDKIKDPNVIYPGMVLRLSAESAKPEAPKQETKPAPQKPEPPKAPDLSANPIGKLPTVPGTQPSKPAQPPVSQPKPPVTQPVAPGEVGLSGGLRIGGGLAQNYLNSPISSGGIATGVMKGGFLYGLPGLLKRNFAVAAVVSGATNLMDFIKGRVTGKQAAAGFAADTAAYTGIGAASSAIGAAVGSVLGPVGTLGGFLVGSVVGLGLGWAYEKFGRSKLVGAIAGLIGK; this is encoded by the coding sequence ATGGCCGTACGTCTCGATTCGATCCAGTCCTACCAGCGCCCCCGCGTGCTGGCCGGCGGCGGCGTGCAGAAGCCCGGGGTCATCCAGATGCCCTCGCCGAACTTCAACGACCGTCCCGGCGGCAGCAAGGACATCTCGGCCATCGTCCTGCATCACACCTCGGGCGGCACCCTCGAGAGCAACGCCAACTACTTCAAGAACCCCTCGGCCGAGGTCAGCTCCCACTACATCGTGGGCAAGGACGGCCGCATCGTGCAGTCGGTCGCCGACGGCAAGCGCGCCTGGCACGCCGGCACCAGCGACTTCAAGGGCCGCAACGACGTCAACGACTTCAGCCTCGGCATCGAGATCGTCAACTCGGGCTCCGGCAGCGACCCCTTCACCGATGCCCAGTACCGGGGCCTGATCGACCTGGTCGCCTGGATGTGCCAGACCTACAACATCTCGCTCGACCGCATCACCGGCCACAAGGACATCGCCCTGCCCCGCGGCCGCAAGAACGATCCGGCCGCCAACTTCGACTGGAGCCGCGTGCGCGCGGGCGTCGAGGCCAAGCTCAAGGGCCGCTCGGCACCCGCCGCGAGCCAGCCCAAGCCCGTCGCGAAGCCCGCCTCGGCTTCGGGCGATCAGGGCCTCTACGCCGTCAAGGACGGCGACACCCTCTACGGCATCGCCAAGAAGCAGCTCGGCAACGGCAACCGCTGGCCCGAGATCTACGACCTCAACAAGGACAAGATCAAGGACCCCAACGTCATCGGCATCGGCATGGCCCTTCGCATGCCCGGCGGCGCCAAGCCCACCACCACCGTCCAGGGCACCTACACCGTCAAGGACGGCGACACCCTCTACGGCATCGCCAAGAGGCTGCTCGGCGACGGCACCCGCTGGCCCGAGCTCTACGAGCTGAACAAGGACAAGATCAAGGACCCCAACGTGATCTACCCCGGCATGGTCCTGCGCCTGTCGGCCGAGAGCGCCAAGCCCGAGGCCCCCAAACAGGAGACCAAGCCCGCGCCCCAGAAGCCCGAGCCCCCCAAGGCCCCGGACCTGAGCGCCAACCCCATCGGCAAGCTCCCCACGGTGCCCGGCACCCAGCCCTCGAAGCCCGCACAGCCCCCGGTCTCGCAGCCAAAGCCTCCCGTCACCCAGCCCGTGGCGCCCGGCGAGGTCGGTCTTTCCGGCGGCCTGCGCATCGGCGGCGGCCTGGCGCAGAACTACCTGAACTCGCCCATCTCGAGCGGCGGCATCGCGACCGGCGTGATGAAGGGCGGCTTCCTCTACGGCCTCCCCGGCCTGCTCAAGCGCAACTTCGCGGTCGCCGCCGTCGTCTCGGGCGCCACCAACCTGATGGACTTCATCAAGGGTCGCGTCACCGGCAAGCAGGCGGCCGCCGGCTTCGCCGCGGACACCGCGGCCTACACCGGCATCGGCGCCGCCTCGAGCGCCATCGGCGCGGCCGTCGGCAGCGTGCTCGGCCCGGTGGGCACCCTCGGCGGCTTCCTGGTCGGCAGCGTCGTGGGCCTCGGCCTCGGCTGGGCCTACGAGAAGTTCGGCCGCAGCAAGCTCGTCGGGGCGATCGCCGGCCTCATCGGCAAGTAA
- the accD gene encoding acetyl-CoA carboxylase, carboxyltransferase subunit beta encodes MSSLRDWFAARRKGQLVDTDREKREVADGLWTKCDACTEALFTKDLSANLNVCPKCGHHFRVGGRERILQLLDPGSFRETHTQLRSVDPLAFVDSKPYAQRLIESRAKAGDGDSVITGQGTINGHGLSIACMDFAFMGGSMGSVMGEKLTRTVEESIERRLPLVLVAASGGARMQEGTLSLMQMAKTSAALARFAKEGLLYISVLSNPTTGGVSASFANQADLILAEPGAIIGFAGRRVIEATIRQKAPADFQTAEWVFKHGQIDQIVPRPRLRDTIGQLIALHHVRKLEAVRN; translated from the coding sequence ATGTCGTCACTAAGGGACTGGTTCGCCGCGCGCCGCAAAGGCCAGCTGGTCGACACCGATCGCGAGAAGCGCGAGGTGGCCGACGGCCTCTGGACCAAGTGCGATGCCTGCACGGAGGCCCTGTTCACCAAGGACCTTAGCGCCAACCTCAACGTCTGCCCCAAGTGCGGCCACCACTTCAGGGTCGGCGGCCGCGAGCGCATCCTGCAGCTGCTCGATCCCGGCTCGTTCCGCGAGACCCACACCCAGCTGCGCTCGGTGGATCCGCTCGCCTTCGTGGACAGCAAGCCCTACGCCCAGCGCCTGATCGAGAGCCGCGCCAAGGCGGGTGACGGGGACAGCGTCATCACCGGCCAGGGGACGATCAACGGCCACGGCCTGAGCATCGCGTGCATGGACTTCGCCTTCATGGGCGGCTCCATGGGCTCGGTGATGGGCGAGAAGCTCACCCGAACCGTCGAGGAGAGCATCGAGCGCCGCCTGCCCTTGGTGCTGGTGGCCGCCTCGGGCGGCGCCCGCATGCAGGAGGGGACCCTCTCGCTGATGCAGATGGCCAAGACCAGCGCGGCGCTCGCGCGCTTCGCCAAGGAGGGCCTCCTGTACATCAGCGTCCTCTCCAACCCGACCACGGGCGGGGTGAGCGCGAGCTTCGCCAACCAGGCCGACCTCATCCTGGCCGAGCCCGGCGCCATCATCGGCTTCGCGGGCCGCCGCGTCATCGAGGCGACCATCCGCCAGAAGGCTCCGGCCGACTTCCAGACGGCCGAGTGGGTCTTCAAGCACGGGCAGATCGACCAGATCGTGCCGCGCCCTCGCCTGCGCGACACGATCGGCCAGCTCATCGCCCTGCATCACGTCCGCAAGCTCGAAGCGGTGAGGAATTAG
- a CDS encoding acetyl-CoA carboxylase carboxyltransferase subunit alpha encodes MSQTKKRTISLEFEQPLLELEEKISEFKKLAGSGEVDLSEEVRRLEERAQNIRRAIYEGLTPLQRIQIARHPARPTALDYIQSISEEFFEMHGDRMGYDDRAIVGGIGRFEGQSVMFIGHQKGRDTKENILRNFGMAHPEGYRKAQRLMAHAAKFGMPIITLIDTQGAYPGIAAEERGQSIAIAESLAQMATLETPIISVVIGEGSSGGAIGIGMGDRVLMFEHAYYGVISPEGCAAILWKDAGMAPRAAEILKLTSSDLMAFEVIDGVIPEPLGGCHKDPVLSAKHLAAALSEQLADLMRVPTWQLLENRYQKYRRMGEFTEVY; translated from the coding sequence ATGTCGCAGACCAAGAAGCGCACGATTTCCCTGGAGTTCGAGCAGCCCCTGCTCGAGCTGGAAGAGAAGATCTCCGAGTTCAAGAAGCTCGCCGGCTCCGGCGAGGTGGACCTGAGCGAGGAGGTCCGCCGCCTCGAGGAGCGCGCCCAGAACATCCGGCGGGCCATCTACGAGGGCCTCACCCCGCTCCAGCGCATCCAGATCGCCCGTCATCCGGCGCGGCCCACCGCCCTGGACTACATCCAGTCCATCTCCGAGGAATTCTTCGAGATGCACGGCGATCGCATGGGCTACGACGACCGGGCCATCGTGGGCGGCATCGGCCGCTTCGAGGGCCAGAGCGTCATGTTCATCGGCCACCAGAAGGGGCGCGACACCAAGGAGAACATCCTTCGCAACTTCGGCATGGCCCACCCCGAGGGCTACCGCAAGGCCCAGCGCCTGATGGCGCACGCGGCCAAGTTCGGCATGCCGATCATCACCCTGATCGACACCCAGGGCGCCTACCCCGGCATCGCCGCCGAGGAGCGCGGCCAGTCCATCGCCATCGCCGAGAGCCTCGCCCAGATGGCCACCCTCGAGACGCCCATCATCTCGGTGGTCATCGGGGAGGGGTCGAGCGGCGGCGCCATCGGCATCGGCATGGGCGATCGCGTCCTGATGTTCGAGCACGCCTACTACGGCGTCATCTCGCCCGAGGGCTGTGCTGCGATCCTCTGGAAGGACGCCGGCATGGCTCCTCGGGCGGCCGAGATCCTCAAGCTCACCTCGAGCGACCTGATGGCGTTCGAGGTGATCGACGGCGTCATCCCGGAGCCGCTTGGAGGCTGCCACAAGGACCCCGTCCTGAGCGCGAAGCACCTGGCCGCGGCCCTCTCGGAGCAGCTGGCCGACCTGATGCGGGTCCCCACCTGGCAGCTCCTTGAGAACCGGTACCAGAAGTACCGCCGGATGGGCGAGTTCACCGAGGTCTACTAA